One stretch of Eretmochelys imbricata isolate rEreImb1 chromosome 1, rEreImb1.hap1, whole genome shotgun sequence DNA includes these proteins:
- the CEP41 gene encoding centrosomal protein of 41 kDa: protein MSGRRRIGDPECLTKRIPQNPKYQHIKSRLDTGNSLTKYIEKLEEIKRNYRYKKDELFKRLKVTTFAQLVIQVASLSDETLEVPAEEIQKLEDGDTVISETDAELTAGTNGKGSPTEKPASPVLFINNTGAGESYRSTLQSVISGVGELDIGKNLQKKPDANAKDTNAKDQPYPDCPFLLLDVRDRDAYDQCHIVGAYSYPIATLSRTMNPYTNSILEYKNAHGKIIILYDDDERLASQAATTMCERGFENVFMLSGGLKVLAQKVPEGLVTGSFPTSCQLATYTGSARKRATPRGTPARAENKWRFAAEDLQKIEYYLEEEQIPSDTASRLSRASSGRESKATAVRSSQNLPTASPAGSLATRSFSSSSLQNKPWK from the exons ATGTCGGGAAGGAGGCGCATCGGGGACCCGGAG TGTTTGACCAAAAGAATTCCACAGAATCCTAAATATCAACACATAAAATCTCGCCTTGACACAG GAAACAGCCTGACCAAATACATTGAGAAATTGGAAGAGATCAAGAGAA ATTACAGATACAAAAAAGATGAGCTATTCAAGAGGCTGAAAGTGACTACTTTTGCCCAACTG GTCATCCAAGTTGCTTCTCTATCTGATGAAACATTAGAAGTGCCAGCTGAGGAGATCCAAAAGCTGGAAG ATGGTGATACTGTTATTTCAGAGACTGATGCTGAGCTCACAGCTGGGACTAACGGGAAAGGAAGCCCTACCGAGAAGCCAGCCAGTCCAGTCCTGTTCATAAACAACACGGGAGCAGGGGAATCATATCGGTCTACTCTGCAAAG TGTGATCAGTGGTGTAGGTGAACTAGACATAGGCAAAAACCTGCAGAAGAAACCTGATGCTAATGCTAAAGACACTAACGCTAAAGATCAGCCTTACCCTGACTGCCCGTTCCTGCTGCTTGACGTACGGGATCGAGATGCGTATGACCAATGTCATATTGTTGGAG CTTATTCCTACCCTATCGCAACGCTGTCTAGAACCATGAATCCTTATACGAATAGCATTCTGGAATAC AAAAATGCACATGGGAAGATTATCATCCTGTATGATGATGATGAGAGACTCGCCAGCCAGGCTGCCACTACCATGTGTGAGAGAGGCTTTGAGAACGTATTCATGTTATCTGGAG GCCTGAAGGTCCTTGCACAGAAGGTCCCTGAAGGACTAGTCACTGGCTCATTCCCAACATCTTGCCAGTTGGCAACCTACACTGGATCTGCCCGGAAAAGGGCCACCCCAAGGGGGACACCCGCACGTGCTGAGAATAAATGGAGATTTGCCGCAGAAGATCTACAAAAGATAGAATACTACCTGGAAGAGGAGCAGATCCCCTCAGATACTGCCA GCCGTCTTAGCCGTGCTTCCTCAGGCCGAGAGTCCAAGGCAACAGCTGTACGGAGCAGCCAGAACCTCCCCACCGCCAGCCCAGCTGGCTCCCTCGCCACCCGCTCCTTCAGCAGTAGCAGCCTCCAGAACAAGCCCTGGAAGTAA